In a single window of the Deinococcus aetherius genome:
- a CDS encoding Glu/Leu/Phe/Val family dehydrogenase — MRASGLNWQGLMEQLQEALPHCEVTDQSLAYFKYPKRTVSVNLPVRMDDGTVRVFQGYRTVHSTARGPSIGGVRFKAGLNAHECEVLAAIMTLKAAVADLPLGGAKGGVDVDPALLSAHEREGLVRRYTSELVDLIGPTEDILAPDVGSDPQAMAWMLDTYGENTGSTTNGVVVGKPLALGGSYGSKDARGRSAALVTGRILEGRGESLNRARVAVYGFGDVGRQAAQTLAEQGALVIAVSDQQGGAFASGGLDLDALSRHREAHGTVQGFATPIEAGEVVELDVDVLMLAYDYGAVNAGNAHAVRARYVVEATNRAVLPEAERFLKGRGVTILPDLVASIGGVVVNYLEWVQDASNFFWTEDEIKRAIDTRVNAAVDRVTTFCRTRGVDDLRTAAYALALGRLHEASVMRGVYP, encoded by the coding sequence ATGAGGGCATCCGGACTCAACTGGCAGGGCCTGATGGAGCAACTTCAGGAGGCGCTGCCACATTGCGAGGTGACCGACCAGTCCCTCGCCTATTTCAAGTATCCCAAGCGCACGGTGAGCGTGAATCTGCCCGTGCGGATGGACGACGGCACGGTGCGCGTCTTCCAGGGCTACCGCACCGTCCACTCGACGGCGCGCGGCCCCAGCATCGGCGGCGTGCGCTTCAAGGCAGGCCTGAACGCCCACGAGTGCGAGGTGCTGGCCGCGATCATGACGCTCAAGGCCGCCGTGGCGGACCTGCCGCTGGGCGGGGCCAAGGGGGGAGTGGACGTGGACCCGGCGCTCCTGAGTGCCCACGAGCGCGAGGGCCTGGTGCGCCGCTACACCTCCGAACTCGTCGACCTGATCGGCCCCACCGAGGACATCCTCGCGCCCGACGTGGGCTCGGACCCGCAGGCGATGGCCTGGATGCTCGATACCTACGGCGAGAACACGGGCTCCACCACGAACGGCGTGGTGGTCGGCAAGCCCCTCGCGCTGGGCGGGAGCTACGGCAGCAAGGACGCCCGGGGCCGCAGCGCCGCACTCGTCACGGGCCGCATCCTGGAGGGGCGCGGCGAGAGCCTGAACCGGGCGCGCGTCGCCGTGTACGGCTTCGGGGACGTGGGGCGCCAGGCCGCACAGACCCTCGCCGAGCAGGGCGCCCTGGTGATCGCCGTCTCGGACCAGCAGGGGGGCGCCTTCGCCAGCGGGGGGCTTGACCTGGACGCCCTCTCGCGGCACCGGGAGGCGCACGGCACGGTGCAGGGCTTCGCCACCCCCATCGAGGCCGGGGAGGTCGTGGAACTCGACGTGGACGTGTTGATGCTCGCCTACGACTACGGCGCCGTGAACGCGGGCAACGCCCACGCCGTCCGCGCCCGCTACGTGGTGGAGGCGACGAACCGCGCCGTCCTGCCCGAGGCCGAGCGTTTCCTGAAGGGCCGGGGCGTGACGATCCTCCCCGATCTCGTCGCCAGCATCGGCGGGGTGGTCGTGAACTACCTCGAATGGGTGCAGGACGCCAGCAACTTCTTCTGGACGGAAGACGAGATCAAACGCGCCATCGACACGCGGGTGAACGCCGCCGTGGACCGGGTGACCACCTTCTGCCGCACGCGCGGCGTGGACGACCTGCGCACCGCCGCCTACGCCCTCGCCCTCGGGCGGCTGCACGAGGCGAGCGTGATGCGGGGCGTGTATCCGTGA
- a CDS encoding polyprenyl synthetase family protein, producing MTGVASLILPGAAFEARLREVLRSRVEFIELIGEDLVMAGGKRARPTVTYLAAQALGADAAHPHWPGVTDLAACVELLHSASLLHDDLIDDADTRRGQQAAFRRFGNVVSVMSGDFMLSRLLMLLAGLPGSAPLVRAFGETASLVCEGEVLQFQVAAYADYSLGNYLDVIHGKTAALVELAASSPALLLGAPGEEHAALATFGREYGLAFQMRDDLLDLAGDEDTLGKPVGGDLREGKATLPVLLLLDSPQQKEVRDVLARRAAAEGDVARVRDLALATGAVDATREEIGRRVALAVDALGALPPSEARDALATLARHEIDRAS from the coding sequence ATGACCGGCGTGGCGTCCCTGATCCTCCCCGGCGCGGCCTTCGAGGCGCGGCTGCGCGAGGTGTTGCGGTCGCGCGTCGAGTTCATCGAGCTGATCGGAGAAGACCTCGTGATGGCGGGCGGCAAGCGGGCGCGGCCCACCGTGACCTACCTCGCCGCGCAGGCGCTTGGGGCGGACGCCGCCCACCCCCACTGGCCGGGGGTCACGGACCTCGCCGCGTGCGTGGAGCTGCTGCACTCGGCCTCCCTGTTGCACGACGACCTGATCGACGACGCCGACACCCGGCGCGGTCAGCAGGCGGCCTTCCGGAGATTCGGCAACGTGGTGTCCGTGATGAGCGGGGACTTCATGCTCTCGCGGCTGCTCATGCTGCTGGCCGGACTGCCGGGGAGCGCCCCCCTGGTGCGGGCCTTCGGGGAGACGGCCAGCCTGGTGTGCGAGGGCGAGGTCTTGCAGTTCCAGGTCGCCGCGTACGCCGATTACAGCCTGGGCAATTACCTCGACGTGATCCACGGCAAGACGGCGGCCCTCGTCGAACTCGCCGCGAGTTCCCCCGCCCTGCTGCTCGGCGCCCCCGGGGAGGAGCACGCGGCCCTCGCCACCTTCGGGCGGGAGTACGGCCTCGCCTTCCAGATGCGCGACGACCTCCTCGACCTCGCGGGCGACGAGGACACGCTCGGCAAGCCGGTGGGCGGCGACCTGCGCGAGGGCAAGGCCACCCTGCCCGTCCTCCTCCTGCTGGACAGTCCCCAACAGAAAGAGGTCCGCGATGTCCTCGCCCGCCGCGCCGCCGCCGAGGGCGACGTGGCCCGCGTCCGCGACCTCGCCCTTGCCACGGGGGCCGTGGACGCCACCCGCGAGGAGATCGGGCGCCGTGTCGCGCTCGCCGTGGACGCCCTCGGGGCCCTGCCCCCCTCCGAGGCGCGCGACGCCCTCGCCACCCTTGCCCGGCACGAGATCGACCGCGCTTCCTGA
- the nirD gene encoding nitrite reductase small subunit NirD — protein sequence MTLTLTPPSSEQTWTRVCAVHDILPGTGVCALVQGEQVAVFRVAGRVFALGNRDPFTGANVLARGLTGSKGDTLKVASPLLKHAFDLETGLSLDDPAVMVPTYAVRVEGGDVWIGSRG from the coding sequence ATGACCCTGACCCTGACTCCCCCCTCCTCCGAACAGACCTGGACGCGCGTGTGTGCCGTCCACGACATCCTGCCGGGGACCGGCGTGTGCGCCCTCGTGCAGGGCGAGCAGGTCGCCGTCTTCCGTGTGGCCGGGCGCGTGTTCGCCCTGGGGAACCGCGACCCCTTCACGGGCGCGAATGTGCTCGCGCGCGGTCTGACCGGCAGCAAGGGCGACACGCTCAAGGTCGCCTCTCCCCTCCTCAAGCACGCCTTCGACCTGGAGACGGGTCTCAGCCTGGATGACCCGGCGGTCATGGTGCCCACCTACGCGGTGCGGGTGGAAGGCGGTGACGTGTGGATTGGTTCGCGGGGCTGA
- a CDS encoding RrF2 family transcriptional regulator: MWVSTKAQYGLRALIEIGRRGGEAVPLKDVSERQGISQHYLEQIASNLRRAGFIKSVRGAHGGYRLARPASAINAYEVVTAMEGSIAPVSCVEEDHVCDRGHVCGTVDLWQRVDTALRDVLGGTTLADLIADSERQEHARLVQLEPSFVVPRL; this comes from the coding sequence ATGTGGGTCTCGACCAAAGCACAGTACGGTCTGCGCGCCCTGATCGAGATCGGGCGGCGGGGCGGCGAGGCCGTGCCGCTCAAGGACGTCTCCGAGCGGCAGGGCATCAGCCAGCACTACCTGGAGCAGATCGCCAGCAACCTGCGCCGCGCGGGCTTCATCAAGAGCGTGCGGGGGGCGCACGGCGGCTACCGCCTCGCCCGTCCGGCGTCGGCCATCAACGCCTACGAGGTTGTCACGGCGATGGAGGGCAGCATCGCGCCCGTGTCGTGCGTGGAAGAAGACCACGTCTGCGACAGGGGCCACGTCTGCGGCACGGTGGACCTGTGGCAGCGGGTGGACACCGCCCTGCGCGACGTGCTCGGCGGCACCACCCTCGCCGACCTGATCGCGGACAGCGAGCGGCAGGAACATGCCCGGCTGGTGCAGCTCGAACCCAGCTTCGTCGTGCCAAGGCTCTGA
- a CDS encoding alpha/beta fold hydrolase, which translates to MTAMDSQQPQEIRAGYVEVAGLSTWHEVGGRGPAVVLLHGGFSGASSWAAQASALREAGFRVYVPERRGHAHTPDVEGPFGYGVMADDMVAYLDQVVGGPADLVGWSDGAVVAVLVALTRPDLVRRLVLIGQYYNSSGKLPNSPLLAFLRSPQAVGYLRQEYDAVSPDGPGHFPVVFAKMMAMIEQEPELDLDRLREVNAPTLVLQGDQDEVTLGHSIEVVSKLAGGRLAVLPGGHALPMECPEVVGSLLVFFLRAGMAQGDEPGTPRG; encoded by the coding sequence ATGACGGCAATGGATTCGCAACAGCCCCAGGAGATTCGGGCCGGATACGTCGAGGTTGCGGGCCTGTCCACCTGGCATGAGGTGGGCGGGCGTGGCCCCGCCGTCGTGCTGTTGCACGGAGGATTCTCGGGCGCGTCCTCCTGGGCTGCCCAGGCGTCAGCCCTTCGCGAGGCAGGATTTCGCGTCTATGTGCCGGAACGTCGGGGGCACGCCCACACCCCCGACGTGGAAGGCCCGTTCGGCTACGGAGTGATGGCGGACGACATGGTGGCGTACCTGGATCAGGTCGTCGGGGGCCCTGCCGATCTGGTCGGGTGGAGCGACGGCGCCGTGGTCGCCGTGCTCGTCGCCCTGACCCGCCCGGATCTGGTGAGACGGCTGGTGCTGATCGGCCAGTATTACAACAGTTCCGGGAAGCTGCCGAACAGCCCGCTGTTGGCCTTTCTGCGCTCCCCCCAGGCGGTGGGCTACCTGCGGCAGGAATACGACGCCGTCTCGCCGGATGGTCCGGGGCACTTTCCGGTCGTGTTCGCCAAGATGATGGCGATGATCGAGCAGGAACCGGAATTGGACCTGGACCGCCTGCGGGAGGTGAACGCGCCCACGCTCGTCCTCCAGGGCGATCAGGACGAAGTGACACTGGGGCACAGCATCGAGGTCGTCTCCAAGCTGGCGGGGGGAAGGCTGGCGGTGCTGCCGGGAGGCCACGCCCTGCCGATGGAATGTCCGGAGGTGGTCGGCAGCCTGCTGGTGTTCTTCCTGCGTGCCGGAATGGCGCAAGGAGACGAACCGGGAACGCCCCGGGGTTGA
- a CDS encoding FMN-binding negative transcriptional regulator has product MYIPAHNRMDNRDELLRFMRAHSFATLVTAPGGVPFATHLPLLIQEEADTVFLRSHLARANGQWRHFGDQEVLVIFQGPHALVDPGWYDSVPNVPTWNYAVVHAYGHARVVEGEVTRAIAYGMVGAFTPDMRAIPEEFERRLLAGVVTFEVAVTRLEGKYKLSQNKSAPDRANVRRELSRSPHGHERETAGLMEAED; this is encoded by the coding sequence ATGTACATTCCCGCCCACAACCGCATGGACAACCGGGACGAACTCCTGCGCTTCATGCGGGCGCACTCCTTCGCCACGCTCGTCACCGCGCCCGGCGGCGTGCCCTTCGCCACCCACCTGCCCCTGCTGATCCAGGAGGAGGCAGACACGGTGTTCCTCCGCTCGCACCTCGCCCGCGCGAACGGGCAGTGGCGGCACTTCGGCGACCAGGAGGTGCTCGTCATCTTCCAGGGGCCGCACGCCCTGGTGGACCCGGGGTGGTACGACTCGGTGCCCAACGTGCCCACCTGGAATTACGCGGTGGTCCACGCCTACGGCCACGCGCGGGTAGTGGAGGGTGAGGTCACCCGCGCTATCGCGTACGGGATGGTGGGGGCGTTCACGCCGGACATGCGGGCCATCCCGGAGGAGTTCGAACGGCGCCTCCTTGCGGGCGTGGTCACGTTCGAGGTCGCCGTGACCCGCCTGGAGGGCAAGTACAAGCTCAGCCAGAATAAGTCGGCGCCGGACAGGGCGAACGTTCGCCGCGAGCTGTCACGAAGCCCCCACGGCCACGAGCGGGAGACGGCCGGGCTGATGGAGGCCGAAGACTGA
- a CDS encoding quinone-dependent dihydroorotate dehydrogenase has protein sequence MYRRIKPALFRLDAEDAHHLTLRALGAASRVPAWPEAARRLNSAGGHRLSQTLWGRPFASPVGLAAGLDKNGEAVPAFSALGFGFLEVGTVTPLAQPGNERPRLFRLPEDAALINRMGFNNGGAEALRARLAALPARPAPVWVNIGKNKATPNERAVEDYRACVRALFEVADGFVVNVSSPNTPGLRALQAAGDLADLVRAVLDEVESARVRTARRAPPVLVKLAPDLHPGDFEASVGGVVEAGANGLIVSNTTLGRDGLTHGHRVQTGGLSGRPLTTRSTALVRDAYRLTRGRVPIVGVGGVFTPEDAYAKLRAGASLVEVYTALIYEGPGLVARLNRGLSRLLERDGLRNVAEAVGVDA, from the coding sequence ATGTACCGCCGCATAAAGCCCGCCCTCTTCCGCCTGGACGCGGAGGACGCCCACCACCTGACCCTGCGGGCCCTGGGGGCGGCGTCGCGGGTGCCCGCGTGGCCGGAGGCCGCCCGCCGCCTGAACTCAGCCGGGGGTCATCGGCTGAGTCAGACGCTCTGGGGCCGCCCCTTCGCCTCCCCGGTGGGCCTGGCGGCGGGGCTCGACAAGAACGGGGAGGCCGTGCCCGCCTTCTCCGCGCTGGGCTTCGGCTTTCTGGAGGTCGGCACGGTCACGCCCCTCGCCCAGCCGGGCAACGAGCGTCCCCGCCTCTTCCGCCTGCCCGAGGACGCCGCCCTCATCAACCGCATGGGCTTCAACAACGGCGGGGCGGAGGCCCTGCGCGCCCGCCTCGCCGCTCTGCCCGCTCGCCCGGCCCCCGTCTGGGTGAACATCGGCAAGAACAAGGCCACGCCGAACGAGCGGGCGGTGGAGGACTACCGCGCCTGCGTCCGCGCGCTTTTCGAGGTGGCGGACGGCTTCGTGGTCAACGTCAGCTCCCCGAACACGCCGGGGTTGCGGGCCTTGCAGGCGGCGGGTGACCTCGCGGACCTCGTGCGCGCCGTGCTGGACGAGGTGGAATCGGCCCGCGTCCGCACCGCCCGCCGCGCTCCCCCCGTCCTCGTCAAGCTCGCCCCCGACCTGCACCCCGGAGATTTCGAGGCGAGCGTGGGGGGGGTGGTGGAGGCCGGGGCGAATGGCCTGATCGTCAGCAACACGACCCTGGGCCGCGATGGCCTGACCCACGGGCACCGCGTTCAAACGGGCGGGTTGAGCGGGCGTCCCCTCACGACGCGGAGCACGGCCCTGGTGCGCGACGCCTACCGCCTCACGCGCGGGCGGGTGCCCATCGTCGGGGTGGGCGGCGTCTTCACGCCCGAGGACGCCTACGCCAAGCTCCGCGCGGGGGCCAGCCTCGTCGAGGTCTACACGGCGCTGATCTACGAGGGGCCGGGTCTGGTCGCGCGGCTGAACCGGGGCTTGAGTCGGCTGCTGGAACGCGACGGGTTGCGGAACGTGGCGGAGGCGGTGGGGGTGGACGCCTGA
- the nirB gene encoding nitrite reductase large subunit NirB, with product MIQAIPQTQLPHVVIVGNGMVGHRLVDNLRAGAEANTLSITVISEETRLAYDRVRLSAHFDDDCPDLSLATADGYEEQGVHVAWGRATAVNRDSRTVNVTGKTGEQTLAYDALVFATGSFPFVPPTPGRDAAGCFVYRTLGDLDAIRTAAQDAKTGVVIGGGLLGLEAAGALRKLGLETHVVEFAPHPMPAQLDAEGGALLKRIIEDMGIGVHTSRATSEVSTDDAGRVTALVFADGSRLETDLVVFSAGIRPRDDLARACGLTVGERGGIQIDDRCVTSDPAVYAVGECALHGGWVYGLVAPGYAMAKVAAANLLADLGLSGPTDARFIGADMSTKLKLLGVEVGSFGDAKGQTPDARSVSLSDNVRGTYSKLVLSPDGTRVLGGLLVGDTARYGDLLDLALSGTPLTVPPETLIVPPLPGGEALPVSTNALVCSCENVRTNTLVSAIEGGCRDVAGLKKCTGAGTGCGGCVPSMHSLLQLELRRLGETVVNHICEHFPHSRQELFNLIRVKGHRTWDEVLGAHGTGLGCETCKPAVASILATLHNEYVLKAEHAPLQDTNDAFLANIQKNGTYSVVPRVPGGEITAEGLIAIGAVARKYGLSCKITGGQRIDLLGAQRDDLPAIWGDLIAAGFESGHAYGKSLRTVKSCVGSTWCRYGVQDSTGLAVRLELRYRGLRSPHKIKSGVSGCTRECAEARGKDFGVIATEKGWNLYVGGNGGVTPRHAVLLAADLDEETLIRTIDRFLMFYVRTADRLQRTSTWLENLEGGLDYLRGVIMDDTLGICADLDAAMARHVDSYFDEWAAALADPTSHARFRTFVNSDARDNGVQWVNERGQIRPASLHELIPLPMAGGDD from the coding sequence ATGATTCAAGCCATTCCCCAGACCCAACTCCCCCACGTCGTCATCGTCGGGAACGGCATGGTCGGTCACCGCCTCGTGGACAACCTGCGCGCTGGGGCCGAGGCGAACACCCTGAGCATCACCGTGATCAGCGAGGAAACGCGGCTCGCCTACGACCGGGTGCGCCTGAGTGCCCACTTCGACGACGACTGCCCCGACCTCTCCCTCGCCACCGCAGATGGTTACGAGGAGCAGGGCGTCCACGTGGCCTGGGGACGCGCGACCGCCGTGAACCGGGACTCGCGGACGGTCAACGTCACGGGCAAGACGGGGGAGCAAACGCTCGCCTACGACGCGCTCGTGTTCGCCACCGGCTCCTTCCCCTTCGTGCCGCCTACTCCCGGCAGGGACGCGGCGGGCTGCTTCGTCTACCGCACGCTGGGCGACCTGGACGCGATTCGCACCGCCGCTCAGGACGCTAAAACCGGCGTGGTGATCGGCGGCGGGCTGCTCGGGCTGGAAGCTGCCGGGGCCCTGCGCAAGCTGGGGCTGGAAACGCACGTGGTCGAGTTCGCCCCCCACCCCATGCCCGCCCAGCTCGACGCGGAAGGCGGGGCGCTGCTGAAAAGGATCATCGAGGACATGGGCATAGGTGTCCACACCTCCAGGGCGACGAGCGAGGTCAGCACGGACGACGCCGGGCGCGTGACGGCCCTCGTCTTCGCGGACGGCTCGCGGCTGGAGACCGATCTGGTCGTCTTCTCGGCGGGTATCCGGCCCCGCGACGACCTCGCCCGCGCGTGTGGCCTGACCGTCGGGGAGCGCGGCGGTATTCAGATCGACGACCGCTGCGTGACGAGTGACCCCGCCGTGTACGCGGTCGGCGAGTGCGCCCTGCATGGCGGGTGGGTCTACGGCCTCGTCGCCCCCGGCTACGCGATGGCGAAGGTGGCGGCGGCCAACCTCCTCGCGGACCTGGGGCTGAGCGGGCCCACGGATGCAAGGTTCATCGGCGCGGATATGAGCACCAAGCTCAAGCTCCTCGGCGTCGAGGTGGGTTCCTTCGGCGACGCGAAGGGGCAGACGCCGGACGCGCGTTCGGTGAGCCTGAGCGACAACGTGCGGGGCACGTACTCCAAGCTGGTCCTCAGCCCCGACGGTACCCGCGTGCTGGGCGGTCTGCTCGTCGGCGACACCGCCCGCTACGGCGATCTGCTCGACCTCGCGCTCTCGGGGACGCCGCTCACAGTCCCGCCCGAGACCTTGATCGTGCCGCCCCTGCCCGGCGGTGAAGCCCTCCCGGTCAGCACCAATGCGCTCGTCTGCTCCTGCGAGAACGTCCGCACGAACACGCTCGTTTCGGCCATCGAGGGAGGCTGCCGCGACGTGGCGGGCCTGAAGAAGTGCACCGGGGCGGGGACGGGCTGCGGCGGCTGCGTGCCGAGTATGCACAGCCTCCTCCAGCTTGAACTGCGGCGTCTGGGCGAGACGGTCGTCAACCACATCTGCGAGCACTTCCCGCACTCACGGCAGGAACTCTTCAACCTCATCCGGGTGAAGGGCCACCGCACCTGGGACGAGGTGCTGGGCGCCCACGGCACCGGCCTGGGTTGCGAGACCTGCAAGCCCGCCGTGGCGAGCATCCTGGCGACGCTGCACAACGAATATGTCCTGAAGGCCGAGCACGCCCCCCTTCAGGACACGAACGACGCTTTCCTGGCGAACATCCAGAAGAACGGCACCTACTCGGTCGTGCCCCGCGTGCCGGGCGGCGAGATCACGGCGGAGGGCCTCATCGCCATCGGTGCGGTTGCCAGGAAGTACGGCCTGTCCTGCAAGATCACGGGCGGGCAGCGCATCGACCTGCTGGGCGCCCAGCGCGACGACCTCCCCGCGATCTGGGGCGACCTGATCGCCGCCGGGTTCGAGAGCGGCCACGCTTACGGCAAGAGCCTGCGGACGGTGAAGAGCTGCGTCGGCTCGACGTGGTGCCGCTACGGGGTGCAGGACTCGACGGGCCTGGCGGTCAGGCTGGAGTTGCGTTACCGGGGCCTGCGCTCCCCGCACAAGATCAAGTCGGGCGTCTCCGGCTGCACCCGCGAGTGCGCCGAGGCGCGCGGCAAGGACTTCGGCGTAATCGCCACCGAAAAGGGCTGGAACCTGTACGTCGGCGGCAACGGCGGCGTGACGCCCAGGCACGCGGTCCTCCTCGCCGCCGATCTGGACGAGGAGACGCTGATCCGCACCATCGACCGCTTCCTGATGTTCTACGTCCGCACCGCCGACCGTCTCCAGCGGACAAGCACGTGGCTGGAGAACCTGGAGGGCGGCCTCGACTATCTGCGCGGCGTCATCATGGACGACACCCTGGGCATCTGCGCCGACCTCGATGCGGCGATGGCCCGGCACGTCGATTCCTACTTCGACGAGTGGGCCGCCGCCCTCGCCGACCCCACCAGCCACGCCCGCTTCCGAACTTTCGTCAACTCCGACGCCCGCGACAACGGGGTCCAGTGGGTGAACGAGCGCGGTCAGATTCGCCCGGCCTCCCTGCACGAGCTGATCCCCCTGCCGATGGCGGGCGGGGACGACTGA
- a CDS encoding uroporphyrinogen-III synthase: protein MDWFAGLRVLSLESRRAEEMATLIQKYGGEATVAPSMREQKLDLSAHLARFEAGLAAGDIHAVACMTGVGTKMFLRDLAARDPRHLEKLGDVPLVARGNKPTQALKTFGLTGTVVPRPHTWHEVQDHLLGTLKPGQHAVILEYGDPTPGAMLRTLTGAGLRVTSVPVYRCAFPHDTAPLGLAVRDTALGGQDLLLLSSGTQLLHFLKFAERLRLEAEVRAALGRMVVVSIGPACSESAAELGIRIDLEANPHKMGILVRTAAEHGPALLRGRLSRAG from the coding sequence GTGGATTGGTTCGCGGGGCTGAGGGTCCTGAGCCTGGAGTCGCGCCGCGCGGAGGAGATGGCGACCCTGATCCAGAAGTACGGCGGGGAGGCGACCGTCGCGCCGAGCATGAGGGAGCAGAAGCTCGACCTGAGCGCGCACCTGGCGCGGTTCGAGGCGGGGCTGGCGGCGGGCGACATTCACGCCGTCGCCTGCATGACGGGCGTGGGGACGAAGATGTTCCTGCGCGACCTCGCGGCGCGCGACCCCCGGCACCTGGAGAAACTGGGGGACGTGCCCCTCGTCGCACGGGGAAACAAGCCCACCCAGGCGCTCAAGACCTTCGGCCTGACCGGGACCGTCGTGCCCCGCCCGCACACCTGGCACGAGGTTCAGGACCACCTGCTGGGGACGCTGAAGCCCGGCCAGCACGCCGTCATCCTCGAATACGGCGACCCGACCCCCGGGGCGATGCTGCGCACGCTGACCGGGGCTGGCCTGCGCGTGACGAGCGTCCCCGTCTACCGCTGCGCCTTCCCGCACGACACGGCTCCGCTGGGCCTCGCCGTCCGCGACACGGCGCTGGGCGGGCAGGACCTCCTGCTCCTGTCCAGCGGCACCCAACTCCTGCACTTCCTGAAGTTCGCCGAGCGGCTGCGGCTGGAGGCCGAGGTGCGCGCCGCACTGGGCCGCATGGTCGTGGTGAGCATCGGCCCCGCGTGCAGCGAGAGCGCCGCCGAACTGGGCATCCGCATCGACCTGGAAGCGAATCCACACAAGATGGGCATCCTGGTCCGCACCGCCGCCGAACACGGCCCGGCGCTGCTGCGCGGAAGGCTCAGCCGGGCCGGGTAA
- a CDS encoding Glu/Leu/Phe/Val family dehydrogenase has translation MTATQDPQNQTPAQPQLGGHTLPSYLDPNNIGPYEIYLEQVERVTPYLGKLAYWVETLKRPKRILVVDVPIHLDDGTVAHFEGYRVQHNTSRGPAKGGVRFHQDVTLSEVMALSAWMTIKNAAVNLPYGGGKGGIRIDPRKYSTGELERLTRRYTTEIGLIIGPEKDIPAPDVNTNPQTMAWMMDTYSMNVGRTATGVVTGKPVSLGGSLGRGDATGRGVFVTGAEALSKLGMPLGGARIAVQGFGNVGNAAARIFHDHGAKIVAIQDVTGTVHSEAGINPHTAAAHLARTGKITGLEGTEELTTGEFWGVDCDVLIPAALEKQITAENAGRIRAKLIVEGANGPTTPAADDLLRERGVTVVPDVLANAGGVTVSYFEWVQDFSSFFWTEDEINARLDRIMREAFLGLWDVKEQHGVTLRTAAYIVACTRVLEARALRGLYP, from the coding sequence ATGACCGCCACCCAAGACCCCCAGAACCAGACCCCAGCTCAACCCCAGCTCGGCGGGCACACCCTGCCGAGTTACCTTGATCCGAACAACATCGGGCCGTACGAGATCTACCTGGAGCAGGTCGAGCGGGTGACCCCCTACCTCGGCAAGCTCGCGTACTGGGTCGAGACGCTCAAGCGGCCCAAGCGCATCCTCGTCGTGGACGTGCCCATTCACCTCGACGACGGGACGGTCGCGCACTTCGAGGGCTACCGGGTGCAGCACAACACGTCGCGCGGCCCGGCGAAGGGCGGCGTGCGCTTTCACCAGGACGTGACCCTCAGCGAGGTGATGGCGCTCTCCGCCTGGATGACGATCAAGAACGCCGCCGTCAACCTCCCGTACGGGGGCGGCAAGGGCGGCATCCGCATCGACCCGCGCAAGTACTCCACGGGCGAACTCGAACGCCTGACCCGCCGCTACACGACCGAGATCGGGCTGATCATCGGGCCGGAAAAGGACATCCCCGCCCCCGACGTGAACACCAACCCGCAGACGATGGCGTGGATGATGGACACCTACTCTATGAACGTGGGCCGCACGGCGACGGGCGTGGTGACGGGCAAGCCCGTGTCCCTGGGCGGCTCGCTGGGGCGCGGCGACGCCACCGGGCGCGGCGTGTTCGTGACGGGGGCCGAGGCTTTGAGCAAGCTCGGGATGCCGCTGGGGGGCGCGCGAATCGCAGTTCAGGGCTTCGGCAACGTCGGCAACGCCGCCGCGCGCATCTTCCATGACCACGGCGCGAAGATCGTCGCCATCCAGGACGTGACGGGCACGGTCCACAGCGAGGCCGGAATCAACCCCCACACCGCCGCCGCCCACCTCGCCCGCACCGGGAAGATCACCGGGCTCGAAGGCACCGAGGAGCTGACCACGGGCGAGTTCTGGGGCGTGGACTGTGACGTACTGATCCCCGCCGCGCTGGAGAAGCAGATCACGGCGGAGAACGCGGGCCGGATCAGGGCGAAACTCATCGTCGAGGGGGCGAACGGGCCGACCACTCCCGCCGCCGACGACCTGCTCCGTGAACGCGGGGTGACGGTGGTGCCCGACGTGCTGGCGAACGCGGGTGGCGTGACGGTGTCGTACTTCGAGTGGGTGCAGGACTTCTCCTCGTTCTTCTGGACCGAGGACGAGATCAACGCCCGCCTCGACCGCATCATGCGCGAGGCGTTCCTGGGCCTGTGGGACGTGAAGGAACAGCACGGGGTCACGCTGAGGACCGCCGCCTACATCGTGGCCTGCACGCGCGTGCTGGAGGCGCGGGCGCTGCGGGGGCTGTATCCCTGA